TTGTCGATATTATTGGCTGATAATATAAAAGCAATTCATGATTTGTTATAGCAGATCTTAAGTCATTTTCGATTTTTAGGGATTCGATAGTTGATTTATACATCTTAGGATTAAAGACTTTAAAATGGCCTTTATCCGTTTTTTTTGTCCTATGCATTGATATTTCTGCGTCCCTTAAAATATCCTCCGGCACTTGATAATATTTTGTTTTTAAAACAATTCCTATGCTTGCGCTTACATGAACAGTATCCTTATCAACTATGAAAGGTTGTTCAATTACACTTTTTATTCTTTTAGCTATCTGAATTACTTCATTAAATGATGAAAATTCCTCTACAAGAATAGCAAACTCATCGCCTCCAATCCTTGCGACAGTATCTATTGTGCGAAGGCATAATTTAAATCTATTCGATATTTCAATTAAAACGTTATCCCCGGCAAGATGTCCAAATCTTTCATTTACGTTTTTAAACCTATCAATATCAACTTGAAGCACAGAAAAATTATATTCATTTCTTCGTTTACTTCTTTCAAAAGCGTGTAATATCCGCTCAATAAAAAGTATTCTATTAGGTATTCCTGTAAGGGAATCATGGAAAGCCTGATGCTTTAACTGTTGCTCAAATGATTTTTTTTCTGAGATGTCGTTAAATATTAAAAAAAATCCTTCTGTATGGTTATTTTGAACTATCGGATATCCTAATATTGATACCGGAATAAGCATTCCTTCATAGTTCATTCTGTATGTTTCTTTTTGTATATTTTTTCCCTCAAGCATTGCCTGATGAAAAGATTTACTTTCAAGTTTATACTCTTCAGGAACAATAATATCTTCTGACATTTTTCCTTTGATTACATCAATTTTGTAACCAAACAAGTTTTCAAAAGCTTTGTTCACGTCTATAATTTTATAAGTTTTGTCAACTATTGTTATAGCTTGGGGAGAATTTTCAAAAAGCTGTCTAAAATAAGCTCGCTGTTTAACAAAAGCAACTTGAGTTTCCTTCAAGTCTGATAAATCAAGTATATTCGCTACACTCTTTTTTGTGCCCGGCACAAGAGACTCGGAAATATAAACAGGCACTATATTTCCGTTCTTAGTTAAAATTTCTGTTTCATAAGTTCTTGGAACAAGGGGTATATCCATACGCCTTAAACAGTGATATTCAATAACTTTAGCTTTTTCCCTGTCTGATATAAATTCTATTATAAATTTTAACCCTTCTATTTCTTCTTTTATAAATCCAGTCAAGTCTTCAAATTCAGGGTTTACAAGAGATACAATTGTATCTTCTTCGATTATAATAGAAGCAGTAGCAGATTTATCAAACAATACTTTATACCGCTCACTTTCATCTTTAAGAATCTTATTCGCATATTTTTGAATAGAAAGCTCTTCTTCTAATTGTTTTGCTCTTCTTTCAATCTCTTCATATGAAGGTTTATTGTCCATTGTAAATAAATCCTAAAAATAAATTGGAAATAGTTATTAACAATCAATCTTCTTGAACTAAAAAAAGATAAATAAATTTTGGATCAAGATTTTTTAGCCTCACATCACCATATTCATCCTCAAGTTCTTTAAAAAGACTTGTAAATATATCGTGGAATTGAATAGAGATTGCATAGGAATCTACACCTGTTTTTTTTGCAATCCATTCTAAAAAAGATTCTTTCATAGACGAAGGTATAACTCTTTTGTCATCTGAATTTACAAATAAATTTTCCAAAAAGATTTTAAGATCATTTATATTCATAGCCAATATTTCGTCAGATAATTTAAGAAAATTTCTTGCCCAAAGTGTTAAAATAATATTTTTATAAGTTATAAACTCATATTTAGGTATAGATGTTATATTGAAAAGCGCCATTATTTCGTCTAATGATATAAAGTCTTCAAGAACATCGTCTGTTATAGATATATCTTCCATTGACGCAAATTCTCTATAAATTACGCCTGATTTATAATTATCATAATATAAAGGTCTTTTTAATAAAAGTCCGCCTAATACCCCAAGCCCAGTTTCTCCCCAAAACATTAACGGCAGGTTTAAACTTCTAAACCAGCTTGTATTAAGCCATTTAATAGTTTTTTCTTTTAATTTTTGAGCTGAACTGTATCCTATTCGAAATATTTCTGAAAGTGGGTATCTTCTAATAATTGAGGCGGTATAGTTTAAATTATGGTTTGTTTGATCTAAAGACAATAGCTGAAGTCCTATATTTAAATATCCTAAAGCTTTTTTTACAACTTCTTTTAGTTCTTCTTTTTCTCTGATAAGCTTTTGGTCTGCAGATATAATTGTATTGCAAAGTCCTGCAAATTCAATATATATTTTATCTCTAATATCGTCTAATTCAATTTGTTTAAGGGATGAGTTAAAAAGGTTTTCTTCATAAAAAAACATTAACGAATATAAAGGTACTGGAAATATTTCTCTCTTATCAAATTGAACGGAATACTTCTTTATTCCTTGATCTCCTAAATCGTATAAAGGCGCATAAATAGAGATGGCTTCATAATATGGAACAAATCCTTTTTCAGAAAGCCTTACATTTCTCATCCTGAATTCTTCTTCTTCAAATTCTGATGGTAGCACAGATGCGGCTTCCATCAAAATTTTTTGATATTTGACATGGTCAAAATCAGCAATTCTCCTAATCAATTCAGTTAAAAAATTCTCTTTTATTTCCTTTATATCTTCATTAGGTTCAGGGTCAAATTGATAATTACTAAATCTTACGTAAAATATATCATCAAGTGTAAAAAAATCATCGTCAAAGTCAGAAGGATCTTGATCATGCTCCCTTATTTTAACTTCTAAATTCTTGAACATATAATATTCCATAAGCTCAAGTTTTTCTTCTATAAACCATTTCGTAAATCTTTTCGGATCAGCTTGAAGAAATGCATCAAACCATTTGGTAAGGACGCTCATGTTAATCATATCTTTTTCCCAAATTTCAACATCTAAAAGATATACAAGCTGTTTTGTGGAAGCCAACGCAATAATCGGAATGGCATCTTCTATACCAATATCATGAATAAGAAAAAATAAATCCTCATCTGGAAAAGAATGAACAAGCGCTGGCGGATGTTTAAATTCAAGGATTTTATCTAAGGCTCTTTCTTGGGGGAGAGAAATTATTTCTTTTCTTAAGTCGCTAAAATATTGATGTCTTTTTAAATCTATTTCAAATTCTCTATTATCGTTCATAACTTAAATTAATTCTTTAGTTTAAAAATTTTATATTGGTCGGTCAAAGTGGGATTTTTTTGTAAACAAAACCGTTACAAAATTTGTTACTGGGCATCAACAAAATACATCTGCATTTGTCCAACACCTTTTACCTCTATTGGTTCCCTTTGGATAAATTTAAATTTATCCTTAACAAGTTGATAAGTAACTTCCGAAATATTTATTTTCATTGGTTCAGAATTAGATTCCATCCTTGATGCAAGGTTAATTGTATCACCGAAAACATCATAGATATATTTTTTTATTCCTACAACCCCTCCAACTACTGTGCCTGTATGAATTCCGATCCTAAGCCTCCATTGGGTTTGAAAATTTTTATTTCTATTATCAATGTATTTAATGATTTGCATAGCAGACCTTATAACGTTTTCAGCATGGTATTTATTTTTTTCAGGCATTCCACATACACAAAGATAAGCATCACCAATAGTTTTTATTCTTTCACAATGGTTTAATTCAATTATATTGTCCATAGCGGTAAAAATTTCATTTAGTTCTTCTATAAGATACTTCGGATCAAGAACGCTTGACATCTTTGTAAAACCAACAATATCTGAAAAATATACTGTAACATTTTCAAATTTTTCAGGAACCGTGACACCTCTTTCCTTTAAGTCACTTGCTACCCTGATAGGCAAAATATTTAATAAAAGCTTTTCCGATTTTTCACGTTCTATCTGGATAATCTCATTTTTTTCTAATAACATTATATTTGCTTCAGCTAATTTCATTTTTTGATCTTCAAGCAGCTCATTTTTTTCTAAAAGATTGATACTTGCTTCAGCAAGCATAAATTTTTGTTCTTCATACTGTTCATGTTTTTCAAGGAGTTCTAAATTAGCTTCAGCCAGCATAAATCTTTGTTCTTCAAAAATATTTTCTTTATCAATAATTTTTTTTTGTAATTCTGCAATTTGGTTATTTTGAAGGTTGATTATACTATTTTTTTCAATTAATATATTTTGAAAAATTAAAACCGAATATCCCGATATAATAAAAAAGAAAAAAATGAATCCTATTACCATAATTATTTTATTAGCTTAAATTTTTATAAGCTCAAAAAAGGTGAAAGAATGTTTAATCTTTATGAAAGCAACTCCTCAAAAGTTGGACTTCCACCGGGAAGCCTTGTTTATGTTGGACCAGAAAGAACTGACCAAATAAATATAAGCATAATAGATTATAACAAAAACACATTGCAAGAAAAAAACTCCTTTGATGTAAAAGAATGTTTTTCAGATTTGAAACTAAACATGAAAAGATGGATACATATTTCAGGCATGCACGATGAAAGCATAATTGAAGCGATTGGAAACCATTTTAATATTAATCATTTAATTCTTGAAGATATACTTAATACTAATCATAGACCTAAAATCGAAATACATGACAATTTCATATTTGTAATTATGAAATTTTTTTATTACGACTCAGAAGATTCTAACAAAATTATTAAAGAACATTTATGTATTATATTAGGAAAAAATTTTATTATTTCCTTTCAAGAAGGAACTAAGGATGTATTTAGTTTAATAAAAAAAAGGATTAAGTTAAAGGATTCCAAAATAAGAAAATTCGGAGTAGATTATCTTACCTATTGCATAATTGATACGATAATTGACTATTACTTAAATATAGCTGACATTGTGAATGATAAAATTGAAGACCTTGAAGAAGATCTTATCAATAATTCATACGAAAATATTTTAAATACTATATACGAATTAAAACGAGAAATAATTCATATTAGGAGAGTAGTTACACCTGTTAGAAATATAGTAAATGACTTAGAAAAAACTGATAGCTTATTAATAAGTAAGTCCCTTAGTTTTTATTTGAGAGATTTATATGACCATACTTTACAGATAGTTGAACAAACCGAAATATTTAAAGAGCTACTTACAGGTCTTTTAGATACTTATCATTCATCTTTAAGTAATAAAATGAATGAAATAATGAAAGTTCTTACGATAATTTCTACTCTTTTTATTCCTTTAAGTTTTGTTACAGGTCTATATGGTATGAATTTTCATTACATCCCCGAGCTTGAATGGCACTATGGGTATTTTTTTGTATTATGCATAATAATCGTAGCGGCATCATCTATGATCTTATATTTTAAAAAGAAAAAGTGGTTATAATTGAAGGCATCCTTAACCTAATGCAAAAAAATCAAATTAACAATTCCGTTTAATTTAATTAACCTTAACATCAGCATAAATAACTGTTTGCCTTGTAGTTTTTTGAACTACGGCAAAAGATATACCTTCTATAATATTCATTCCGCCTATTCCAGCGAGAAGTCTCTGCATTTCATTTTTTTGTTCTTCGGACATCGTATCATACTGAATAGGGGTGTTGCTAAGTTCTGTAAACCAGTTAATGGCTTGACCGTTCTTAAAGTATGGACAAATATCTCATAACGATTGTCGAACAGTGCTACAATCGATTACCGCTCACGAGTCCCGCGTGAGATTACAAGTAAGAGGACAATTATTTCCCGATAGAGAAATAGAAGCCGAAACATTTT
This is a stretch of genomic DNA from Desulfobacterales bacterium. It encodes these proteins:
- a CDS encoding GGDEF domain-containing protein, with amino-acid sequence MDNKPSYEEIERRAKQLEEELSIQKYANKILKDESERYKVLFDKSATASIIIEEDTIVSLVNPEFEDLTGFIKEEIEGLKFIIEFISDREKAKVIEYHCLRRMDIPLVPRTYETEILTKNGNIVPVYISESLVPGTKKSVANILDLSDLKETQVAFVKQRAYFRQLFENSPQAITIVDKTYKIIDVNKAFENLFGYKIDVIKGKMSEDIIVPEEYKLESKSFHQAMLEGKNIQKETYRMNYEGMLIPVSILGYPIVQNNHTEGFFLIFNDISEKKSFEQQLKHQAFHDSLTGIPNRILFIERILHAFERSKRRNEYNFSVLQVDIDRFKNVNERFGHLAGDNVLIEISNRFKLCLRTIDTVARIGGDEFAILVEEFSSFNEVIQIAKRIKSVIEQPFIVDKDTVHVSASIGIVLKTKYYQVPEDILRDAEISMHRTKKTDKGHFKVFNPKMYKSTIESLKIENDLRSAITNHELLLYYQPIISTNTQALEGFEALVRWKHPERGILSPIKFIPIAEESGLIIPLGQFIMIEGCKQMKEWLNTLPNSDNLTVNINVSSRQLMKKDFSNFVVSVLKASNLDPKHLKIELTESLLMQDSISIVEKLKQLKDLGIKLAIDDFGTGYSSLSYLQQFPIDDLKIDKSFIKGIAHEKESLEIVKTIINLAKNLGLSVIAEGVETKEQLKILKDIRCDKVQGYLFSKPIGKHSASILIKKMLYFKTLL
- a CDS encoding adenylate/guanylate cyclase domain-containing protein, whose protein sequence is MVIGFIFFFFIISGYSVLIFQNILIEKNSIINLQNNQIAELQKKIIDKENIFEEQRFMLAEANLELLEKHEQYEEQKFMLAEASINLLEKNELLEDQKMKLAEANIMLLEKNEIIQIEREKSEKLLLNILPIRVASDLKERGVTVPEKFENVTVYFSDIVGFTKMSSVLDPKYLIEELNEIFTAMDNIIELNHCERIKTIGDAYLCVCGMPEKNKYHAENVIRSAMQIIKYIDNRNKNFQTQWRLRIGIHTGTVVGGVVGIKKYIYDVFGDTINLASRMESNSEPMKINISEVTYQLVKDKFKFIQREPIEVKGVGQMQMYFVDAQ
- the corA gene encoding magnesium/cobalt transporter CorA; translation: MFNLYESNSSKVGLPPGSLVYVGPERTDQINISIIDYNKNTLQEKNSFDVKECFSDLKLNMKRWIHISGMHDESIIEAIGNHFNINHLILEDILNTNHRPKIEIHDNFIFVIMKFFYYDSEDSNKIIKEHLCIILGKNFIISFQEGTKDVFSLIKKRIKLKDSKIRKFGVDYLTYCIIDTIIDYYLNIADIVNDKIEDLEEDLINNSYENILNTIYELKREIIHIRRVVTPVRNIVNDLEKTDSLLISKSLSFYLRDLYDHTLQIVEQTEIFKELLTGLLDTYHSSLSNKMNEIMKVLTIISTLFIPLSFVTGLYGMNFHYIPELEWHYGYFFVLCIIIVAASSMILYFKKKKWL